From the genome of Thermogutta terrifontis, one region includes:
- a CDS encoding HesB/IscA family protein, whose product MSQVFLTESAAQEVKRLLAENQLAADTALRVSVVGGGCSGFEYRLDFETNPDAANDVICESHGVKVVVDKKSLQFLAGTTIDYQNGILQRGFVFHNPLAVRTCGCGTSFSIS is encoded by the coding sequence ATGAGTCAAGTGTTCCTAACTGAATCGGCTGCTCAAGAGGTCAAGCGGCTTTTGGCGGAAAATCAACTTGCGGCTGATACAGCCCTCCGCGTTTCCGTGGTCGGTGGGGGCTGTAGCGGGTTTGAGTACAGATTGGATTTTGAGACCAATCCGGATGCGGCGAACGACGTGATTTGTGAGTCTCACGGCGTCAAAGTCGTGGTGGACAAGAAAAGCCTTCAGTTCCTAGCCGGGACAACCATCGATTATCAAAACGGCATACTTCAGCGGGGATTTGTGTTCCACAATCCCCTGGCGGTCCGCACCTGCGGTTGCGGGACCTCGTTCTCCATCTCGTGA
- a CDS encoding FmdB family zinc ribbon protein, whose protein sequence is MPIYEFYCADCHTVYSFFSRRINTEKRPDCPRCGRPQLERRVSRFAIGRGGKSESQKGEGEQEDDDLLPPGFDEEKFERAMMELASEAENLDEEDPRQMARLMRKLSQSTGLEFGGAMEEAIRRLEAGEDPESIEEDLGDLLEEEEPIFQQSGRSLKTIVQHLLPPKREETLYDLDAAPSTEPAPSAAHKESAAAVKKPAKKASKKASAKKSTQSATSKRKKKG, encoded by the coding sequence GTGCCAATCTACGAGTTTTACTGCGCCGATTGCCACACGGTGTACAGCTTCTTTTCACGCAGAATCAATACTGAAAAACGGCCCGATTGCCCGCGCTGTGGCCGACCTCAGCTAGAGCGCCGGGTTTCCCGATTTGCGATTGGTCGCGGAGGAAAATCTGAGTCGCAGAAAGGAGAAGGCGAGCAGGAGGACGACGACCTGTTGCCGCCGGGGTTCGATGAAGAGAAGTTCGAACGGGCGATGATGGAATTGGCCTCTGAGGCGGAGAATCTGGACGAGGAGGATCCCCGCCAGATGGCGCGTCTCATGCGGAAGCTTTCCCAGTCCACAGGCCTGGAATTCGGCGGGGCGATGGAGGAGGCCATCCGACGCCTGGAGGCAGGAGAGGATCCTGAAAGCATCGAAGAGGATTTGGGCGACCTTCTGGAGGAAGAGGAACCGATCTTTCAGCAGTCAGGGCGGTCGCTCAAGACAATCGTTCAGCATCTTTTGCCCCCCAAGCGGGAAGAAACTCTTTACGATCTCGATGCCGCACCTTCAACAGAGCCTGCACCATCTGCGGCTCACAAAGAGAGTGCGGCAGCCGTCAAGAAGCCCGCGAAAAAAGCCTCCAAAAAGGCGTCAGCGAAGAAGTCCACCCAATCGGCTACTTCGAAACGAAAGAAAAAGGGCTAA
- a CDS encoding HDOD domain-containing protein yields MTLATAKSFEKILANANLPALPQSAIHMLQVSQDPDAGPVEYAIPIETDPGLTGQVLRFVNSSYFGFSREISSVRLAITLVGVKTIKNFVLWSAVFSLMPSPKCGPFDLRTLWQDSLRRALFARQMGNLCQLKDAEELFAAALLQDMAVPLLAKEDPDLYTRLLTARKQGQRRLSTVEMACCGWNHAQAAGWVGRRWNLPERFVELIENHLMDVMTFRPNETDLGCAIVALSAALPPVSDAVWHEKPLFEAGYRKLFRQGFPEPEEVLATVDQAYAEIAPLLRITIPGRSLLEVYQGKVSEEKAAADA; encoded by the coding sequence ATGACGCTGGCAACCGCAAAATCTTTTGAAAAAATTCTTGCCAATGCCAATTTACCGGCTCTTCCCCAGAGTGCCATCCATATGTTGCAGGTTTCTCAGGACCCGGATGCTGGCCCGGTGGAATACGCCATTCCGATCGAGACTGATCCCGGCCTGACCGGTCAGGTGCTGCGGTTTGTCAATTCGTCCTACTTCGGTTTCTCCCGCGAGATTTCCAGCGTTCGGCTAGCGATCACGCTGGTCGGCGTCAAGACGATCAAGAACTTCGTACTCTGGTCGGCTGTCTTCAGCCTGATGCCCAGTCCCAAGTGCGGGCCTTTCGATCTGCGAACGCTGTGGCAGGATTCTCTCCGCCGTGCCCTGTTTGCTCGACAAATGGGCAACCTCTGTCAGCTTAAGGACGCTGAGGAACTCTTCGCGGCGGCACTTCTCCAGGATATGGCGGTGCCGTTGCTGGCCAAAGAGGATCCCGACCTTTATACGCGTCTGTTGACCGCTCGCAAGCAGGGTCAGAGACGGCTTTCCACGGTTGAGATGGCCTGCTGCGGATGGAATCACGCTCAGGCGGCAGGGTGGGTCGGACGGCGATGGAATCTTCCCGAGCGTTTCGTCGAATTGATCGAGAACCATCTCATGGATGTGATGACTTTCCGCCCCAACGAGACCGACCTGGGTTGCGCCATCGTGGCGCTGTCGGCAGCCCTGCCCCCAGTCAGTGACGCAGTGTGGCACGAGAAACCGCTCTTCGAAGCCGGGTATCGCAAACTCTTCCGACAGGGCTTTCCAGAACCCGAAGAGGTTCTGGCAACAGTGGACCAGGCCTACGCTGAAATTGCCCCGCTTTTGCGCATCACAATCCCCGGCCGATCTCTGCTCGAAGTTTACCAGGGCAAAGTCAGCGAAGAGAAGGCCGCCGCAGACGCCTAA
- a CDS encoding PulJ/GspJ family protein: MMKTRRGFTLLEMTLVSVISIVLLAMAVALTGVVMGLSSVTSRQVEGERTLGRLSLVFRKDVHQAEGVIIPKPEKTVSLADKDELICELRLPRQEIVRYRVHGGILRERVRDGGVVTREGFPLDPRYRVGLRQESDGTHTRAVLTLELGAADPVTGQERGSRRTWQILAYVGRDQLNPATVFHDSTEPAPTTQKGEGQQ, from the coding sequence ATGATGAAAACGCGCCGAGGTTTTACTTTACTCGAGATGACGCTCGTGTCTGTCATTTCGATCGTGCTCTTGGCGATGGCTGTCGCCCTGACGGGTGTCGTCATGGGACTCTCGTCCGTGACTTCCCGTCAAGTCGAAGGTGAACGGACGCTGGGGCGACTGAGCCTCGTTTTTCGCAAAGACGTACATCAGGCCGAAGGTGTGATCATCCCAAAACCAGAAAAGACGGTCTCACTCGCGGATAAGGACGAACTGATCTGTGAGCTGCGTCTCCCTCGCCAGGAAATTGTGCGCTACCGGGTTCACGGGGGAATTTTGCGGGAGCGGGTCAGAGATGGCGGCGTGGTGACCAGAGAGGGATTTCCTCTCGATCCACGCTACCGGGTGGGTCTCCGTCAGGAGAGTGACGGCACCCACACACGTGCTGTCCTCACGTTAGAGCTCGGCGCAGCCGATCCGGTCACCGGCCAGGAGCGTGGATCCCGCCGCACCTGGCAGATCCTGGCGTATGTCGGTCGGGACCAGCTCAACCCAGCAACCGTGTTTCATGATTCCACCGAGCCCGCACCAACAACCCAGAAAGGGGAAGGACAGCAATGA
- a CDS encoding type II secretion system F family protein yields MCPGARFDGSPVDWERLADVISQSVRSGLPLPNALEALAEDCPDRATKSAFRQLARLISRGMSLQDGLRRISNAQSRELRAILEAGTLCPQPGEALSRLLKLRSHYQESLFDLRAVLGYPILCGLVIMAGLPILLSQWLTSGFSLINLANYPDIWSVSAPDCSSTSSAEIVVQVSVWWLASLLFLVILVLATAVLLIIALGPTRLSSASWIYRMPLVGTYYRTAALSYLAGVMAALLDQGVRMPAALSAAARVSRWPKLKKALEEASRRTEEGIPLGEAMAKCPWMSATFLAFLADSSQTIPLEERFRALCSLFDRQVSSLRAVLERNLTGIMLLGLIPALMPLFAWFVAVQSCLATFTW; encoded by the coding sequence ATGTGTCCTGGAGCACGCTTTGACGGCAGTCCGGTAGATTGGGAAAGACTGGCAGACGTCATCTCTCAGAGTGTACGGTCCGGTCTTCCCCTGCCCAATGCTCTGGAGGCCCTGGCTGAGGACTGCCCCGATCGAGCCACAAAGTCAGCCTTCCGCCAGCTCGCCAGACTCATTTCCCGGGGCATGTCGCTGCAAGATGGCCTGCGGCGCATTTCGAACGCACAGTCCCGCGAATTGCGGGCCATTCTCGAGGCCGGCACACTCTGTCCCCAACCAGGCGAAGCGCTGTCAAGACTGCTTAAGCTAAGAAGTCATTATCAGGAATCACTTTTTGATCTTCGCGCGGTGCTGGGATATCCGATCCTGTGTGGCCTCGTGATCATGGCGGGGTTACCCATTTTGCTCTCTCAGTGGTTGACGTCGGGGTTTTCACTCATTAATTTGGCAAATTATCCTGATATCTGGTCGGTTTCAGCGCCGGATTGTTCCTCTACCTCTTCCGCTGAAATTGTCGTTCAGGTATCGGTCTGGTGGCTGGCGTCACTTCTTTTTCTGGTCATCTTAGTGTTAGCCACGGCCGTCTTGCTGATCATTGCACTGGGGCCTACCAGGCTTTCCTCCGCCAGTTGGATCTACAGGATGCCCTTGGTAGGCACGTACTACAGGACGGCAGCGCTGAGCTATCTTGCCGGAGTGATGGCAGCGTTGCTTGATCAGGGAGTGCGGATGCCTGCCGCTTTATCCGCAGCCGCCAGGGTTTCGCGATGGCCCAAGTTGAAGAAGGCCCTGGAGGAAGCGAGCCGCCGTACAGAAGAGGGGATTCCACTCGGCGAAGCGATGGCGAAGTGCCCGTGGATGTCGGCCACGTTCCTGGCGTTTCTCGCGGATTCTTCCCAGACTATCCCGCTGGAGGAACGCTTTCGCGCTCTCTGCTCGCTGTTTGATCGCCAGGTCAGTTCCCTGCGGGCAGTTTTAGAAAGAAATCTCACAGGCATCATGCTATTGGGACTTATTCCGGCACTGATGCCCCTTTTTGCCTGGTTTGTTGCGGTGCAATCCTGCTTGGCCACATTTACCTGGTAA
- a CDS encoding type II secretion system F family protein has product MIPEVYLRVIENVLLPLVGGLAGILIALLCLWWTRPKGKDFFRDTAPWILAVRLAAVIVLAAAGLVLFGPLGIVVLFVAISLMYTGTSRSFWLTFSSAVRNNLPLLPTLSAYLKDRGALDPHPSLLRSLAAGQPVEKAIRTLRLKLRDRIAVHLGALTGAWNNAIDTADENELELSDAEELFYGRFGLVLVATVALFGALFILGRVMRMFVFIAEDFGLGELITTHPVLSIMAFVAKTVPNSLLFPLGLPLLVIILIGLYWTGGLNILRDFFPLTGCSSRVRSLILQGLALGTRAQKTCPAILEALIHAFAPRFWEGITARVPLGICWRLRGVHNAIRRGDDLAEALLRWRLISLTDAEVIRAAESMGNLPEALETLAAWYRDRAAARLRWWGIYGYLIIVAIMALLVGAVYLGCFVFLVQIAYNLL; this is encoded by the coding sequence ATGATACCTGAGGTGTATCTGCGGGTTATTGAGAACGTCCTCCTGCCACTTGTCGGTGGACTGGCGGGGATCTTGATCGCGCTTTTGTGCCTCTGGTGGACCCGTCCCAAAGGGAAGGACTTTTTCCGGGATACTGCACCCTGGATCCTGGCGGTTCGGCTGGCTGCAGTGATTGTGCTCGCCGCGGCAGGTCTGGTTCTGTTTGGGCCGTTGGGAATAGTCGTCCTTTTTGTCGCTATCAGTCTCATGTACACCGGCACCTCCCGATCATTCTGGCTTACTTTTTCGTCGGCTGTCAGAAATAATCTTCCTTTGCTTCCCACCTTGTCTGCATATCTAAAAGACCGGGGAGCACTCGATCCACACCCAAGTTTGCTGCGATCCCTGGCAGCTGGGCAGCCAGTGGAAAAAGCGATTCGCACACTCCGCCTGAAACTGAGGGATCGTATTGCGGTGCATCTGGGAGCCCTCACCGGTGCCTGGAACAATGCGATTGACACTGCCGATGAGAACGAACTGGAGCTCAGCGACGCAGAAGAACTTTTCTATGGACGATTTGGGCTGGTCCTCGTGGCGACTGTTGCGCTGTTTGGTGCTCTCTTCATCCTGGGGCGAGTTATGAGGATGTTTGTGTTCATCGCCGAGGACTTCGGCCTTGGGGAGTTGATTACGACCCATCCCGTTTTGTCGATTATGGCGTTCGTGGCCAAGACGGTGCCAAACTCCCTGTTGTTCCCCTTGGGTTTGCCGCTTCTTGTCATCATTTTGATCGGACTGTACTGGACGGGGGGACTTAACATTCTGCGCGACTTTTTCCCGTTGACCGGGTGTTCTTCGCGGGTCCGGAGTCTGATCCTGCAAGGGCTGGCTCTCGGAACACGTGCCCAAAAAACCTGCCCCGCGATTCTGGAAGCATTGATCCATGCATTTGCGCCACGATTCTGGGAAGGGATCACGGCGAGGGTGCCGCTGGGTATTTGCTGGCGGTTGCGGGGAGTTCACAACGCGATCCGACGAGGCGACGATCTCGCCGAGGCCCTGCTCCGCTGGCGGCTCATCAGCCTTACGGACGCGGAAGTGATCAGAGCCGCCGAGTCGATGGGCAATCTCCCGGAGGCTCTGGAAACCCTCGCGGCGTGGTATCGCGACCGAGCGGCAGCTCGACTGCGGTGGTGGGGCATTTATGGCTATCTCATAATTGTGGCCATCATGGCGCTCTTGGTCGGCGCAGTTTACTTGGGATGCTTTGTTTTCCTGGTTCAAATTGCCTACAACCTCCTGTGA
- a CDS encoding type II secretion system F family protein has translation MSQPHSSSSRGSSLSATEFLTLHRQIASLVKLGLPLEGFLARWNVGGSRRWRKTVQQISEALRQGIPLEEALQRVEKDLAPVYGAVLRLGNRSAQTGAILADIGRFGERAIAIRNQLVASLVYPLVVFLAALGLLAGFLAFIFPVLLESMRDWGADGSGLLRLLEALRAGLPYWVLAGALVPLALFLFWTLLIHRTRILMPDYFVWRLGWFPGVRGIVRSEQVAVFTDLLSLGIQHGVPVDEAVRLAGTILGDRTWREEANRLADAIGAQNWSAALAKDYSRIPAGVRLTIVHGITSPRLADSLKSLAEQWGNRCQRRMQVFRTVTVPLAIIIPSVIIVLGIIFIFGWPWWSLLLKMAEFRP, from the coding sequence GTGTCGCAGCCGCATTCATCCTCTTCGCGCGGAAGTTCGCTTTCAGCCACTGAGTTTCTCACTCTGCACAGGCAGATTGCGTCCCTGGTGAAGCTGGGGCTGCCCCTGGAAGGTTTTCTGGCACGTTGGAATGTGGGTGGCAGCCGCCGCTGGCGAAAAACCGTCCAGCAAATCAGTGAGGCCCTCCGCCAAGGCATCCCCCTGGAGGAAGCCCTTCAGCGGGTCGAAAAAGATTTGGCACCGGTTTACGGCGCGGTGCTTCGGTTGGGAAACAGGTCTGCCCAGACCGGGGCGATTCTGGCGGACATTGGCCGATTTGGAGAGCGGGCAATCGCCATCCGCAATCAATTGGTTGCCTCCCTGGTCTACCCGCTCGTTGTTTTTCTCGCGGCTCTAGGACTGCTTGCGGGATTCCTCGCATTCATCTTCCCCGTCCTTTTGGAGAGCATGCGTGACTGGGGGGCTGATGGGTCAGGCCTGCTCCGCTTGCTCGAGGCGCTGCGTGCCGGCCTGCCTTACTGGGTCCTGGCGGGGGCACTTGTTCCCCTCGCGCTGTTTCTTTTTTGGACACTCTTGATTCATCGGACCCGCATTTTGATGCCGGATTACTTTGTCTGGCGGCTGGGATGGTTCCCGGGGGTCCGGGGGATCGTCCGGAGCGAGCAGGTCGCGGTGTTCACGGATCTCCTGTCTCTGGGAATACAGCATGGTGTGCCGGTAGATGAAGCCGTCCGACTGGCGGGCACCATCCTGGGTGATCGGACCTGGCGAGAAGAGGCAAACCGGCTGGCGGACGCGATTGGTGCTCAGAATTGGTCGGCGGCACTGGCCAAGGACTACAGCAGAATTCCTGCTGGCGTGCGATTGACAATTGTGCACGGGATCACATCCCCACGGCTGGCGGACTCTCTGAAAAGTCTGGCTGAGCAATGGGGTAATCGTTGTCAGCGCCGCATGCAGGTGTTTCGCACGGTCACAGTCCCTTTGGCCATCATTATTCCGAGCGTGATCATTGTTCTTGGGATCATTTTCATTTTCGGCTGGCCGTGGTGGTCATTGCTTCTCAAAATGGCGGAATTCCGGCCGTAA
- a CDS encoding DUF1559 domain-containing protein codes for MQRKNGRGFTLIELLVVIAIIGILVALGLPAIQASRETARRAQCSQNLSQIGLALSRYYAGYECFPAGVVNDTSPIRNEPVGRHIGWVCPLLPYLDAEVYYRKLDLSKSVHDPRNDAVRTTTLSPVVCPSFPRTQAAAAKWAPSNYAGCYHHEEAPIDSNTQGALVLNRWLKEDDFPDGVTYTLFVSEKGVDPDDLGWASGTRATLRNTGSPPSVWGARSTVSSPPEKKPGAEAERPQQAAEKAANNAVPSTEKPSPLFVGGFSTMHPAVIQVLMGMQSVKPIGLNVDPRVWRQLAHRADGALPEMFEP; via the coding sequence ATGCAGCGAAAAAATGGTCGTGGGTTCACACTTATCGAACTTCTCGTGGTGATTGCCATCATTGGGATACTCGTCGCACTCGGCCTGCCCGCCATCCAGGCCTCCCGAGAAACGGCTCGCCGAGCCCAGTGCTCGCAGAATCTGTCTCAAATCGGATTGGCATTGTCCCGCTACTACGCCGGCTACGAATGTTTTCCCGCTGGTGTTGTCAACGACACCTCGCCGATTCGCAACGAACCCGTGGGCCGGCATATCGGTTGGGTCTGTCCGCTGCTCCCCTACCTCGATGCAGAGGTCTACTATCGAAAGCTGGACCTATCGAAGAGCGTTCACGATCCCAGGAACGACGCCGTCCGAACCACCACGTTGAGTCCGGTCGTTTGTCCATCTTTTCCCCGGACACAGGCCGCCGCAGCCAAATGGGCGCCGTCCAACTATGCGGGGTGTTACCATCATGAGGAGGCCCCCATCGATTCCAACACGCAGGGAGCTCTCGTACTCAATCGCTGGCTGAAAGAAGACGATTTTCCCGACGGAGTGACCTACACACTGTTTGTGTCGGAAAAAGGAGTTGATCCGGACGATCTGGGATGGGCCTCCGGTACGCGGGCAACGCTTCGGAACACCGGTAGTCCGCCAAGTGTCTGGGGCGCAAGATCGACAGTCTCCAGTCCTCCGGAGAAAAAACCGGGCGCGGAGGCGGAACGTCCTCAACAAGCGGCGGAAAAGGCGGCGAACAATGCTGTCCCCTCCACGGAAAAGCCCTCTCCCCTTTTTGTGGGCGGATTCTCGACGATGCACCCCGCGGTCATCCAAGTCCTCATGGGGATGCAAAGCGTCAAACCCATCGGGCTGAATGTGGATCCGCGGGTATGGCGGCAACTGGCCCACCGTGCCGACGGTGCCCTGCCAGAAATGTTCGAGCCGTAG
- the rfbD gene encoding dTDP-4-dehydrorhamnose reductase, whose product MIAVTGAKGQLGGELCRQWGSEAVGLDLPEFDLLDFDGVRRTLRELRPHAIVHAAAYTAVDKAEEEPDRCFAINATATGVLAELARELNCPLLYVSTDYVFGGEPFRTEPFREEDPASPQGVYATSKYEGELKVLAWEKHYIVRTCGLYGRLGANSPGNFVETMIRLGRSGKSLRVVDDQFCTPSYVVHVARAIRYLLGTSMFGTFHIVNDGFTTWYRFACEIFRLLNWDVEISPITTEEYGAKAPRPRFSVLDTSKYQRFVDAPPLPHWKDALAEYLQEREKLYPRNKVAG is encoded by the coding sequence GTGATTGCCGTAACCGGTGCCAAAGGCCAGTTGGGGGGAGAACTCTGTCGCCAGTGGGGGTCGGAGGCCGTCGGACTGGACCTGCCAGAATTCGATCTCCTTGACTTCGACGGGGTGAGAAGAACTCTCCGAGAACTCCGTCCCCACGCCATTGTCCATGCGGCTGCCTACACCGCCGTGGACAAGGCCGAAGAGGAGCCCGACAGATGCTTCGCGATCAACGCCACCGCCACCGGCGTGCTGGCTGAACTGGCCAGGGAGCTGAACTGTCCGCTGCTCTACGTCAGCACCGACTACGTGTTTGGTGGAGAGCCATTTCGGACGGAACCGTTCCGCGAAGAGGATCCCGCTTCCCCGCAGGGAGTCTATGCAACAAGCAAATACGAGGGGGAGTTGAAAGTCCTCGCCTGGGAGAAGCACTACATCGTGCGGACGTGCGGCCTGTACGGTCGTTTGGGGGCCAATTCCCCAGGCAATTTTGTAGAGACCATGATTCGCCTGGGCCGCTCGGGCAAGTCTCTGCGGGTGGTTGATGATCAGTTCTGTACTCCCAGCTACGTGGTGCATGTGGCGCGGGCGATTCGCTACTTGCTCGGGACATCCATGTTTGGAACGTTTCACATTGTCAACGATGGTTTCACCACCTGGTATCGCTTTGCGTGCGAGATTTTTCGGCTACTCAACTGGGATGTCGAAATCTCGCCAATAACCACTGAGGAATATGGCGCAAAAGCGCCCCGTCCTCGCTTCAGCGTGCTGGACACCTCGAAATATCAACGATTCGTTGACGCACCACCGTTACCACACTGGAAAGACGCTCTTGCCGAGTACCTTCAGGAAAGAGAAAAACTTTACCCAAGAAACAAAGTCGCGGGGTAG
- a CDS encoding DUF1559 domain-containing protein — protein MFPEDDVARDSPRRDGEYDGRARFCGVSGEALDTFELTAEARAARWIDRASPHEQRGITQIELWCVVLIIGTLISLLLPAIQACREIALNTRCQHHLLQLGLAIRNYETFHGRFPAGVVEPGGPVRNVPIGYHHNWLIAVVPWIDPVPARLIRADLSVYDPPNLEMLATEEHCDWILRCPSLRYTSGASPSYAGCHGEEDKPIDENDHGVFIRNRFLPPDEITDGLSHTIFLGEKLPFGLEWGWLSGTRATLRNAGLPLEKFSHGTPPPHDSHAVSTEEIIRIIQNPEREDVHRFWTSCRDDRGVWGVPPDVLARIPEGPATTPAVKQALLEILGSLPEGGPIIGGFGSAHPGGVNFLFGDLSARKLRFDIEQKVLRSLAHRSDGEGTDDALR, from the coding sequence TTGTTCCCTGAAGATGACGTGGCGAGAGATTCCCCGCGCAGGGATGGCGAATATGACGGCAGAGCACGGTTCTGCGGGGTTTCCGGTGAAGCTCTTGACACCTTCGAGCTGACAGCCGAAGCACGTGCGGCGAGATGGATAGATCGTGCTAGCCCTCACGAGCAGCGGGGTATAACCCAAATCGAGCTGTGGTGTGTGGTTCTGATCATCGGCACTCTCATCAGTCTGCTCTTGCCAGCGATCCAGGCCTGTCGGGAAATCGCCCTCAACACCCGGTGTCAGCACCATTTGCTTCAGCTGGGACTGGCGATCCGAAATTACGAAACCTTTCACGGCCGGTTTCCCGCTGGGGTGGTGGAACCGGGTGGTCCTGTTCGCAATGTGCCGATCGGTTATCACCATAATTGGCTGATCGCCGTGGTGCCCTGGATTGACCCTGTTCCTGCCCGACTGATACGGGCCGATCTGAGTGTTTACGACCCTCCCAATCTCGAAATGCTGGCTACTGAGGAACATTGCGATTGGATACTTCGCTGTCCATCATTGCGCTACACAAGCGGCGCCAGTCCCAGCTACGCAGGATGTCACGGCGAGGAAGACAAACCCATCGACGAGAACGATCATGGGGTTTTTATCCGCAATCGGTTTTTACCACCCGATGAGATCACTGACGGATTGAGTCATACGATCTTTCTCGGCGAAAAACTGCCCTTCGGGCTTGAATGGGGTTGGCTGAGCGGAACCCGAGCGACACTTCGCAATGCGGGACTGCCCCTGGAGAAGTTTTCTCATGGCACTCCTCCCCCTCACGACTCTCACGCTGTCAGTACAGAAGAGATCATTCGAATCATCCAGAACCCGGAACGGGAAGACGTACACCGGTTCTGGACCTCGTGTCGGGATGATCGGGGCGTTTGGGGGGTGCCTCCAGACGTTTTGGCCCGCATCCCTGAGGGACCGGCGACCACCCCCGCAGTCAAACAGGCACTCCTGGAAATCCTGGGTTCCCTTCCCGAAGGCGGCCCAATTATCGGGGGCTTCGGGTCTGCACACCCTGGCGGCGTCAATTTCCTGTTCGGAGATTTATCCGCAAGAAAATTGCGATTTGACATCGAGCAAAAAGTTCTTAGGAGTCTGGCGCATCGCAGCGACGGCGAAGGCACCGACGATGCGCTGCGTTAA
- a CDS encoding YgfZ/GcvT domain-containing protein yields the protein MTSDDFRQHVETIIRAIRDLPACLAVEHWHQAEVVVSGPDADDFLHRVSTAPLRGLTTGVGRRMLFLDAKGHVKAAATGWKRAEGWALETELGQAENLVEHLEWFHIRERLEIRNTSQNSRKILLLGKEAESTVRGITKSQPEFAVNSAGLAETRIDLDFLTEQDQQTNSTLGTRELQNHAAAWARRFDHPLLPTLELVCPASQEKHVWSRLRTTAQVVSQDACEWLRVLFGMWSYGRDVTEERLGPEVTDDERVIGLSKGCYPGQEVVARIVSRGHVNWRLRGLSLPAGPKLAPGSEILVDGKRAGWLTSVANVPGTHLAVGLGYIRREFDILGKMLLTDAGPVGVHPLPFRLESPG from the coding sequence ATGACCAGCGACGATTTCAGGCAACATGTGGAGACAATTATTCGGGCTATTCGGGATCTGCCTGCATGTCTGGCTGTTGAACACTGGCACCAGGCGGAGGTTGTCGTTTCCGGGCCCGACGCCGACGATTTTCTCCACCGGGTATCCACGGCGCCGCTCCGCGGGCTGACGACGGGAGTCGGCCGACGCATGCTCTTCCTGGATGCCAAAGGACATGTGAAGGCCGCCGCAACAGGATGGAAGCGTGCGGAAGGATGGGCCTTGGAGACCGAGCTCGGCCAGGCGGAAAACCTTGTTGAGCATCTTGAATGGTTTCACATCCGGGAACGCCTGGAAATCCGAAATACCTCGCAAAATTCGCGGAAAATTCTCTTATTGGGCAAGGAGGCCGAAAGCACAGTTCGTGGCATCACAAAGTCACAGCCGGAATTTGCTGTGAATTCTGCTGGACTTGCGGAAACACGGATCGATCTGGATTTCTTGACCGAACAGGATCAACAAACAAATTCAACGCTCGGAACCCGGGAGCTACAGAACCACGCCGCGGCCTGGGCGAGGCGTTTTGACCATCCTTTACTGCCCACTTTGGAACTTGTCTGTCCGGCGTCGCAGGAAAAGCATGTGTGGTCTCGGCTGCGAACTACCGCCCAGGTTGTGTCCCAGGATGCATGCGAGTGGTTGCGGGTTCTCTTCGGCATGTGGAGTTATGGTCGAGATGTGACCGAGGAACGCTTGGGCCCTGAAGTGACCGATGATGAGCGTGTCATTGGGCTTAGCAAGGGTTGTTATCCAGGACAGGAAGTGGTGGCCCGAATTGTTTCCCGGGGGCATGTCAACTGGCGACTTCGGGGCCTGAGCCTTCCCGCGGGCCCTAAGCTGGCACCTGGTTCGGAAATTCTTGTGGACGGCAAGAGGGCGGGATGGTTGACTTCCGTGGCCAATGTACCAGGGACTCACTTGGCCGTGGGATTGGGGTATATTCGCCGGGAATTCGATATCCTGGGCAAAATGTTGCTTACCGACGCTGGACCCGTTGGAGTGCATCCTCTCCCTTTTCGGCTGGAAAGCCCAGGATGA